The DNA window CATCGGGACGAGCGCCCAGCCGAACAGTCCCGGCATCACGAAGAACAGCCAGAACATCAGGACCAGCGCGGACGTGCCGCGGAAGACCTCGGTGTAGAAGCCCGCGAGGAAGCGGACGACGCGCGAATGGTGGGTGCGGGCGATGCCGATGCCGAAGGCCACGACGGCCGCGAGGGCGGCGCTGTACACGGTCAGCTGGATGGTGATCCAGATGCCGGGGAGAATCCAGTTGGTCCACAGTCCGGCTGTCATGCGCACAGCTCCTCTGCGGTCATCGTGGTCATCTCCGCCCGGGTGAAGCCGAACGGCCGCAGGATGCGGAAGAGTTCACCGCTCTTCTTCATCTTGTGGATCTCCACGTTGAAGGCGTCGCGCAGCTCCGCGTCACCGAGCCGGAAGGCGAACCCGCCGCCGTCCACCTTCTTCTTGCCGTCGACGAGCGGCGCGAAGGGCTTCGTCGCCTCCGCCCTGGTGCTCTTCCTCACCACACCGCGGCTGGTCAGCGCGGTGCCCGCGAAGACGTCGACCCGGCCGGACTCCACGGCGTTCAGGCCCGCTACCGGGTCCTGGAAGATGGCTATCTCCTCGCGCGGGATGCCGGCGGCGACCGCGTAGTCGATCTCGGCGTATCCGGCACCGGTGGCGATCTTCGCCTTGGCCTCGACGACGTCCTGGTACGAATTGAGCTTCTTCGGGTTGCCCTTGCGCACGAGGAACGAGTCGAGCATCTGGTACTCGGGGTCGGCGAAGAGGACTTGGGCGCAGCGTTCCTTGTTGATGTACATCCCGGCCGAGACGACGTCGAACTGCTGCGACTGAAGACCGGGGATGAGCGAGGAGAAGTCGGTGGGGGAGGGCTGCACCCTGGGCACGCCCAGCCG is part of the Streptomyces agglomeratus genome and encodes:
- the ehuB gene encoding ectoine/hydroxyectoine ABC transporter substrate-binding protein EhuB, which encodes MAPPPGKDSDNSTRHSIRRRSLLLGTAALGAAGALGAAGCAKVPSGDTLARLKSQGTVRLGIAGEAPYGYIDEQGAFTGEAVELAKVIFKRLGVPRVQPSPTDFSSLIPGLQSQQFDVVSAGMYINKERCAQVLFADPEYQMLDSFLVRKGNPKKLNSYQDVVEAKAKIATGAGYAEIDYAVAAGIPREEIAIFQDPVAGLNAVESGRVDVFAGTALTSRGVVRKSTRAEATKPFAPLVDGKKKVDGGGFAFRLGDAELRDAFNVEIHKMKKSGELFRILRPFGFTRAEMTTMTAEELCA